A window of the Fusarium fujikuroi IMI 58289 draft genome, chromosome FFUJ_chr09 genome harbors these coding sequences:
- a CDS encoding related to dehydrogenase, translated as MAPLYQKTLVLGASSGIGEALAAKLIATGTKVIVVGRRRDKLEEFVKKYGEENARAVVFDVRDLNGIKSFAESIVQSDPDLDSIVFSSGIQRGFDFANPETLDLSVLGDELTTNYTSAVHLTAAFLPHLKKQPQGHLIYISATLGLIPSMIRTPNYNASKSALHTFILNVREQLKASGVSNICMIEVFPPAVQTELHDEKHQPDLVNGGEIGMPLDEFTEKIFDGLVRGDEQFAVGPGESLFKEDGFETQRMKLYEAGREFINKSLAKYLKK; from the coding sequence ATGGCTCCCTTGTACCAAAAGACCCTCGTGCTCGGTGCTTCGTCCGGTATTGGAGAGGCCCTTGCCGCCAAGCTCATAGCCACAGGGACAAAGGTCATTGTCGTCGGTAGACGGCGCGATAAGCTTGAAGAGTTTGTCAAGAAGTATGGAGAGGAGAATGCAAGGGCTGTTGTGTTTGACGTCAGGGACTTGAATGGAATCAAAAGCTTTGCCGAATCTATCGTTCAGTCGGATCCAGATTTGGACTCTATCGTGTTTAGTTCAGGCATCCAACGAGGATTTGACTTTGCGAATCCTGAAACTCTGGATCTATCTGTTCTTGGCGACGAACTTACCACCAATTACACATCTGCCGTGCATCTCACCGCAGCATTCCTCCCTCATCTCAAGAAGCAACCCCAAGGCCATCTAATCTACATCAGCGCCACGCTTGGCCTAATTCCCTCAATGATCCGAACACCAAACTACAATGCATCCAAGTCCGCTCTTCACACTTTCATCCTAAACGTTCGAGAGCAACTCAAAGCTAGTGGAGTGTCTAATATCTGCATGATTGAAGTTTTTCCACCAGCTGTTCAGACGGAGTTGCACGATGAGAAGCATCAACCTGATTTGGTGAACGGGGGAGAGATCGGGATGCCGCTTGATGAATTTACTGAGAAAATATTTGATGGGCTTGTTAGGGGTGATGAGCAGTTTGCTGTTGGGCCGGGGGAGAGCTTGTTTAAGGAGGATGGATTTGAGACGCAGAGGATGAAGCTTTATGAGGCAGGACGtgagtttattaataagtcCCTGGCTAAATACCTCAAGAAGTAG
- a CDS encoding related to YSP3-subtilisin-like protease III, giving the protein MMKEFLRYTLLGLLAQSSHGFLAPRSEQQAKYRIPSNKTSIIPHSYIVRLHDNHTIEDHYANIGVNISDVASEFNYLAPLDLYYFQLEAQNSTLIHELIRRDPGIKRVGHDYYGETEIDPIHHNPDGSDHGGSSSKQPVDTPAVSKRWDEMFFNAQWHLAMIGLWNKIRLKGDTVYPHADFRIPWLEDAGKGVNIYIFDSGIRLRLSAFGSQDGKMWNLNSLKEEDKAPYCDNETMRDTEGHGTKVAVVAAGYNNGMLSPAWRANLVSVKVKCKPNGGGRLSQILRAVSDVISEHKKYWGSPPDGWRGSVINVSMGFPKHATDPDFQYAWDAARAAGIPIAAAAGNTGENWLHAPARFKSTYSVGAIDARYQRWEQSHYHRKLNVFAPGVRVPTADHITGKPITGDGTSLASPLVAGVMAMMVGYEGAWNIPDGKNIYARLDANLVPLVTMDENMTKAGVEPNLINTGFFNPDREFDRHPYAGIPWTEPPEIGPGSFLDKRQGNPYDKQRGDYWNKNYYDGPQHTVEFGKLQ; this is encoded by the exons ATGATGAAGGAGTTTCTCCGATATACACTACTAGGCCTCCTAGCTCAGAGCTCTCACGGCTTTCTAGCACCTAGGTCCGAGCAGCAAGCCAAATATCGCATCCCAAGCAACAAAACCAGTATAATTCCTCACAGCTACATAGTCCGCCTCCATGACAATCACACCATCGAGGATCATTATGCCAACATCGGTGTCAACATCAGCGATGTGGCATCAGAATTCAACTACCTGGCTCCTTTGGATCTCTATTACTTCCAGCTTGAGGCACAGAACTCAACTCTGATACATGAACTCATCCGACGAGATCCCGGTATCAAACGAGTAGGGCACGATTATTATGGGGAGACCGAAATAGATCCCATTCATCACAATCCCGATGGCTCTGACCACGGTGGTTCAAGTTCCAAGCAACCTGTCGATACCCCTGCAGTAAGTAAGAGGTGGGACGAGATGTTTTTCAACGCTCAATGGCACCTAGCAATGATTGGATTGTGGAACAAGATAAGGCTGAAAGGGGATACAGTATACCCACATGCTGACTTTAGAATCCCGTGGTTAGAAGATGCTGGAAAAGGTGTCAACATCTACATTTTCGACTCTGGCATTCGGCTTAGACTGTCTGCTTTTGGCAGTCAAGACGGCAAAATGTGGAATCTTAACAGCTTaaaagaggaagacaaaGCCCCTTACTGCGACAACGAGACAATG AGAGATACAGAAGGGCATGGTACCAAAGTAGCAGTCGTCGCCGCTGGATACAACAATGGAATGTTGAGCCCCGCGTGGAGGGCTAACCTCGTGTCTGTGAAAGTGAAGTGTAAGCCGAACGGCGGAGGACGGCTTTCCCAAATCCTTCGAG CCGTTAGTGATGTTATCTCAGAGCACAAGAAATATTGGGGGAGCCCG CCCGACGGCTGGAGAGGCTCTGTGATCAATGTCTCGATGGGATTTCCGAAGCACGCAACAGATCCCGACTTCCAGTACGCCTGGGACGCAGCAAGGGCAGCCGGTATTCCaatagcagcagcagcaggcaACACTGGAGAGAATTGGCTACACGCCCCGGCCAGATTCAAGTCTACATACAGCGTGGGCGCCATTGACGCGCGCTATCAGCGATGGGAACAATCCCATTATCATCGCAAACTCAACGTTTTCGCACCGGGAGTTCGTGTGCCCACTGCAGATCATATAACAGGAAAGCCGATAACAGGAGATGGGACTAGTCTGGCATCTCCACTGGTTGCTGGAGTTATGGCTATGATGGTTGGGTATGAAGGTGCGTGGAACATACCTGATGGTAAGAATATCTATGCCAGGTTAGATGCCAACCTCGTGCCGCTGGTCACAATGGACGAGAATATGACCAAGGCAGGTGTCGAACCaaacctcatcaacaccGGCTTCTTCAACCCCGACAGGGAGTTTGATCGGCATCCTTATGCCGGAATCCCCTGGACAGAACCCCCTGAGATTGGTCCCGGGTCATTCCTTGATAAGAGGCAGGGAAACCCATACGACAAACAGCGCGGCGACTATTGGAACAAGAACTACTACGACGGTCCACAACACACCGTTGAATTCGGCAAGTTGCAATGA
- a CDS encoding related to acetylxylan esterase, whose protein sequence is MQIKHRGLYWPLAAVSLLFISHTTAYESPDGIEPYGHGNAPDVVSWDTSWNESYPASEGDEPSLGADRGLSSRADDFYLRVMPLGASITQGYLSTDNNGYRKWLRSQLRYKGWKVNMVGSKQNGDMKDRDNEGWPGYVIDQVHNEFRKSMWMKPNLVLINAGTNDCNQKIDIDGAGGRMKALVDDIYSNIPGVTIVLSTIVRSTNVTNDACASKVSKQIRQLVKTYRGQRIGLADINPVLPTSMLQKDGIHPTDAGYKLFASVWWDAIRKVQADIQPPAKVSGIDDAVNEKSSECKKTAGNSRAPKQSQRGSGHDDGIYRHYSHAQGVLKSLRLENGGDSASLIKDYPWHVLFANIVLNSANSPRSYALDDMIRIHHEKDGTNTYWYRQNQGGGKFAASKRFDVDMDCNDGPRYAFADFNNDGLDDFFCLKSGSAVWVSINQGGNPPKFKSIGQVVGKHDGYEATDVRIADIDGDGRADYCLVEDSGAVICSRNGGTGVKYAWQGFKTAKGLRETVFDKNPKSAASKSGVVFADLNGDFRDEYMWISDTGSVHTWNNMRGWGKGIVPEWRDAGLTHKGQAAKGIQNRIKFGRIYGSGRRDYIYLRSDKTGIDMVVWENRGFGGTKRKADGNFYCDMRGTGSDDYVWIYFDGHAAELNANIHNPPLWGNDLKIELKVPGPRVGIHLADWTGDGKCDVLVQNEATGALTLYENTYETGSKSVTFTNKGVVTPATCSQGWGVSPFDRGMRLADIDGDGRADVMCLEPNGRITGWLNLKSGMENVGQVKFSEGRERADIRFADVENSGRADIIYLDKYTGAATVFKNLGRKAGTGSSFNWSNRGVLYAPIDRGETMHFTNQGGLGRADLVHVLPFTNKAYTYFNECGASGGDDGPITDPGLPKYSTGGQDGGTDDGSEDGGGSSDDCSKPTFDGDSKVILSENFPDPSFVFDFESCTWYSFGSQDKGKLVQMARYNKAKDKWELLSDDPLKDAGAWGQNLDIVAPDVQWNGKQWVMYYSAFTQDDNDGKRCIGVAFSDSIRGPYTPRDEPLVCQLDKGGVIDPSAFYDPGSDTRWVVYKIDGNRICGKTSIMLQQVENDGFTLKDDPVEILSETDDEKLLETPSLVYEDGSYLLFYSSGCYTSDKYSIKYATSGSISGPYDRGDDEVLGSIAGSIQSPGSASSNGNGHLLFAAWCDKDLTTRCLYSASYKFEDGQVTLN, encoded by the exons ATGCAAATCAAGCATCGAGGCCTATACTGGCCCTTGGCTGCAGTCTCCTTACTCTTCATCAGCCATACAACAGCTTATGAGAGCCCTGACGGTATCGAGCCTTATGGACATGGCAATGCACCCGATGTTGTTTCTTGGGACACATCCTGGAACGAGTCTTATCCGGCTTCTGAGGGTGATGAACCTAGTTTGGGTGCCGATAGGGGCTTATCAAGCAGAGCTGACGACTTCTACCTGAGAGTCATGCCGTTGGGCGCATCAATTACTCAGGGTTATCTATCAACTGACAACAATGGCTACCGGAAGTGGCTCCGCTCTCAACTTCGATATAAGGGCTGGAAGGTCAACATGGTTGGGTCCAAGCAAAACGGCGATATGAAAGACAGG GATAACGAAGGCTGGCCTGGCTATGTCATTGATCAGGTTCACAACGAGTTCAGGAAGTCAATGTGGATGAAGCCGAATCTTGTGCTCATAAATGCCGGAAC GAACGACTGTAATCAGAAGATCGACATTGACGGGGCCGGAGGGCGAATGAAGGCTTTGGTTGACGACATTTACTCTAATATTCCCGGTGTGACGATTGTTCTATCCACAATTGTCAGAAGCACCAATGTCACCAATGATGCGTGCGCATCAAAAGTGAGCAAGCAGATCCGTCAGCTAGTGAAGACCTACCGCGGCCAGCGCATTGGTCTTGCAGATATTAATCCCGTCCTGCCTACAAGTATGCTGCAAAAGGATGGAATCCACCCTACTGATGCTGGTTATAAGCTATTTGCCTCGGTTTGGTGGGACGCTATCAGAAAGGTCCAGGCAGATATACAACCGCCAGCAAAGGTTAGTGGCATCGACGATGCAGTAAATGAAAAGTCATCTGAGTGCAAGAAAACGGCCGGCAATTCTCGAGCACCAAAACAATCACAACGGGGCAGTGGCCATGACGATGGCATCTACCGACACTACAGCCACGCGCAGGGCGTCCTCAAGTCGCTGCGACTTGAGAACGGTGGTGACTCTGCGTCCCTGATCAAAGATTACCCTTGGCACGTCTTATTTGCCAACATTGTCCTCAACTCTGCCAATTCGCCTCGGAGTTATGCTCTAGATGACATGATTCGCATTCACCACGAGAAAGACGGCACCAATACTTACTGGTACCGACAGAACCAGGGAGGCGGCAAGTTTGCTGCCTCCAAAAGGTTCGATGTCGACATGGATTGCAATGACGGACCTCGCTATGCATTTGCCGATTTCAACAACGACGGTTTAGATGACTTCTTTTGTCTCAAATCCGGCTCGGCTGTCTGGGTGTCAATCAATCAGGGAGGCAACCCACCCAAGTTTAAGAGCATCGGCCAGGTTGTTGGCAAACACGACGGCTATGAAGCAACCGATGTCCGTATCGCAGATATCGATGGTGACGGAAGAGCAGACTACTGTCTCGTTGAGGATAGTGGAGCTGTCATCTGTTCCAGAAATGGTGGTACTGGGGTAAAGTATGCCTGGCAAGGGTTCAAGACAGCCAAAGGATTGCGAGAGACTGTCTTTGACAAGAATCCCAAGTCGGCAGCCAGCAAGTCCGGTGTTGTATTTGCGGATCTCAACGGAGACTTCCGCGATGAGTATATGTGGATTAGCGACACAGGCAGTGTTCACACCTGGAACAACATGCGAGGTTGGGGCAAGGGCATCGTGCCTGAATGGAGGGATGCTGGTCTGACCCATAAAGGCCAAGCTGCAAAGGGAATACAGAATCGCATCAAGTTTGGTCGTATCTACGGCTCTGGCCGCCGCGACTACATTTACCTGAGATCGGACAAAACAGGAATCGACATGGTTGTGTGGGAAAACAGGGGATTTGGTGGCACTAAAAGGAAAGCCGATGGTAACTTCTACTGTGATATGCGCGGCACCGGCTCTGACGACTATGTTTGGATCTATTTCGACGGCCATGCAGCTGAACTCAATGCTAATATCCACAATCCTCCGTTGTGGGGAAACGACCTCAAGATCGAACTCAAGGTACCAGGACCTCGTGTTGGTATACACCTAGCCGATTGGACGGGTGATGGAAAGTGTGATGTTCTGGTACAGAATGAGGCAACCGGTGCCTTGACGCTGTACGAGAATACGTATGAAACGGGTTCCAAGAGCGTTACCTTTACCAACAAAGGTGTTGTCACGCCTGCGACTTGCTCGCAGGGTTGGGGTGTAAGCCCCTTCGACCGCGGCATGAGACTTGCTGATATTGACGGAGATGGGCGGGCCGACGTCATGTGCCTCGAGCCCAATGGACGCATCACGGGCTGGCTCAACCTCAAGAGTGGTATGGAGAATGTGGGCCAGGTTAAGTTTTCAGAGGGGCGGGAGCGAGCCGATATACGTTTTGCAGATGTCGAGAACTCAGGCCGAGCTGACATTATCTACCTTGACAAGTACACCGGAGCTGCCACtgtcttcaagaacttggGAAGAAAGGCTGGCACTGGTAGTTCTTTCAACTGGTCCAACCGTGGAGTTTTATATGCTCCCATCGACCGTGGCGAGACGATGCATTTCACCAATCAAGGTGGTCTTGGCCGGGCTGATCTTGTTCATGTTCTTCCGTTTACGAACAAG GCATATACGTATTTCAACGAATGTGGTGCTAGCggtggagatgatggacCAATAA CCGACCCCGGGTTGCCCAAATACAGCACTGGTGGCCAAGATGGCGGCACCGACGATGGTtctgaagatggtggtggaAGCAGTGACGACTGTTCCAAGCCAACTTTCGACGGCGACTCCAAAGTCATTCTCAGTGAAAACTTCCCGGACCCATCGTTTGTATTCGATTTCGAGTCTTGTACTTGGTACTCTTTCGGCAGCCAAGACAAGGGGAAATTGGTGCAGATGGCACGATACAACAAAGCTAAGGATAAGTGGGAACTGCTGAGCGACGATCCGCTGAAAGATGCGGGTGCTTGGGGCCAGAATCTCGACATCGTGGCTCCTGATGTACAGTGGAACGGCAAGCAATGGGTCATGTACTACAGTGCTTTCACCCAGGACGACAACGATGGAAAGCGATGTATTGGCGTGGCTTTTTCCGACTCAATCCGTGGGCCTTATACACCACGAGATGAACCCCTTGTATGCCAGCTTGACAAGGGCGGAGTCATCGACCCAAGTGCATTCTATGATCCCGGAAGCGATACGAGATGGGTCGTGTATAAAATCGATGGGAACAGGATCTGCGGCAAGACGTCTATCATGCTGCAACAG gttgagaatgatggTTTCACACTGAAAGACGACCCAGTTGAAATCCTCAGTGAGACAGACGATGAAAAGTTGCTTGAGACACCGAGTCTCGTCTACGAGGATGGTTCGTACCTCCTATTCTACAGTTCTGGGTGTTACACGTCAGATAAGTACAGCATCAAGTACGCAACGTCGGGTAGTATCTCAGGTCCATATGATAGGGGCGACGATGAGGTATTGGGCTCGATCGCTGGGAGCATTCAAAGTCCAGGAAGTGCATCCAGTAACGGAAATGGACATCTCCTATTTGC TGCTTGGTGTGACAAGGATCTCACTACAAGATGCTTATATTCCGCTAGTTATAAATTCGAAGACGGGCAGGTTACATTAAATTAG
- a CDS encoding related to tol protein, producing the protein MPLELRLESDRAIVSSDDNDWIQHIHNEFTDSDLDSINADSIEEIFEKLGKFNVLGLLNLAIRLRDISGSLKGRISSALRNLGFRTPRISIDQEGRCIRCGDMHGIMSYLHEMEMSSKAGCPSCHILATGIRLYLKKEKSFRSGRLMVMKDWNTGCAGRQFVQTNVRSAAMPGALGVRVFLDGGGDVKHLFTDARKVPMKFVGELNFFGLDGSPTSWDLVGLAAEISGDTASDAAFEWFRNQLVHCVQNHRLCNELNAAKLPPRVLDLGPPGTAGLDTDIKLVSSLGQQDRYACLSYCWGGTIDIRLLRNRYHGYLRRIPWDILPQGYQDAIQLTRQLGIRYIWIDSLCIVQDDEDDWRQQASLMAQIFRNAYVTIAATKSRNPNDGYFSVSPSKFIATRIESQAQNGETRHAYVRQTIPHFFSSTASPNRDFTKGNFPLLSRGWVFQERLLSPRVLHLGDLEMAWECNESCACECIGETRTYESELRWTHTKGGYTRRMAEAKSEKDVQPEWRSIVEHYTKTSLTYRRDVLAAISGVVRDMKRHRSDRYLAGVWEDSVLEDLAWMSCDRTKARPSGWNAPSWSWASVAVPVKFPNRRTFLNGRYIQDMEFLEHRTRFVEAGITAVGQDETAQLSAAHMVLVGPMISAKLDEDPDILSQRQLYLATNRDRSLVFAPDYDLEREGPSCVPMGTTIYILHLCQEPKFSDEKRRDTTRKAFSLVLRRLHGLNGSNGQMVRSSEDPTDGTYERIGIMFQGPDQAYSEGYVAAHGVDCVVKLM; encoded by the exons ATGCCTCTTGAGCTTCGCCTTGAGTCAGACAGAGCCATTGTTAGCTCAGACGACAACGATTGGATTCAACATATTCACAACGAGTTCACTGACTCAGACCTCGACTCAATTAATGCCGACTCAATTGAAGAGATATTTGAAAAACTCGGAAAGTTTAATGTCCTCGGCCTACTAAATCTGGCTATACGCCTACGCGACATCTCTGGTTCGCTCAAGGGACGTATCTCGTCGGCTCTCAGAAATCTCGGCTTTCGCACGCCACGTATCTCGATTGACCAAGAAGGGAGATGTATCAGGTGTGGAGATATGCATGGGATTATGTCTTATTTACATGAAATGGAAATGTCATCTAAAGCTGGGTGTCCATCATGTCACATCTTAGCCACAGGTATACGACTGTatttgaagaaggagaaatcATTTCGGAGCGGAAGATTGATGGTTATGAAGGACTGGAATACAGGCTGCGCAGGGAGACAGTTTGTACAAACTAATGTTAGGTCGGCGGCGATGCCAGGGGCGCTGGGAGTGAGGGTCTTTTTAGATGGCGGAGGAGATGTGAAGCATTTGTTTACAGACGCGAGAAAGGTGCCTATGAAGTTTGTGGGCGAGTTGAACTTCTTTGGCCTTGATG GGTCCCCTACATCGTGGGATTTAGTTGGCCTGGCGGCTGAGATCTCTGGCGACACAGCGTCAGACGCTGCATTTGAATGGTTTCGAAACCAACTAGTTCATTGTGTTCAAAATCATCGGTTGTGCAACGAACTCAATGCCGCGAAGCTACCTCCTCGAGTCCTAGACCTTGGCCCTCCTGGTACCGCAGGGCTTGACACTGATATTAAGCTCGTGTCCTCCCTGGGTCAGCAAGATCGTTACGCATGTCTGAGCTATTGCTGGGGCGGTACTATTGATATTCGATTGCTTCGAAACAGATACCACGGATATCTCCGTAGAATACCGTGGGATATTCTTCCCCAAGGGTATCAAGACGCCATTCAGCTTACACGCCAATTGGGTATACGCTACATCTGGATTGACTCACTATGTATTGtccaggatgatgaggatgactggCGACAACAAGCTTCGCTCATGGCACAGATATTTCGAAATGCCTACGTCACCATCGCAGCTACAAAGTCGCGGAACCCCAATGATGGCTACTTTTCTGTCAGCCCATCTAAGTTCATCGCCACCAGGATTGAGTCCCAGGCACAAAACGGAGAGACCCGACACGCATATGTTCGACAAACGATCCCacacttcttctcatcaacggcTTCACCAAATCGTGACTTTACCAAAGGAAATTTCCCTCTCTTGTCTCGAGGATGGGTTTTTCAGGAAAGGCTGCTATCTCCTAGAGTACTACATCTAGGAGACCTGGAGATGGCTTGGGAGTGTAACGAGAGCTGCGCTTGTGAATGCATCGGAGAAACAAGGACCTATGAGTCAGAGCTGAGGTGGACGCACACGAAAGGAGGGTACACAAGGAGAATGGCGGAAGCGAAGAGCGAAAAGGATGTCCAGCCAGAATGGAGAAGTATCGTGGAGCACTACACCAAGACTAGCTTGACTTATCGGAGAGATGTCCTTGCAGCGATATCAGGTGTAGTAAGAGACATGAAACGCCACCGAAGCGATAGATACCTTGCGGGTGTGTGGGAAGACAGCGTGTTGGAAGACCTAGCATGGATGTCGTGTGACAGGACGAAGGCCAGGCCCAGCGGATGGAACGCTCCATCGTGGTCGTGGGCATCCGTTGCGGTGCCGGTGAAGTTTCCGAATAGGCGGACATTCCTGAATGGTAGATATATCCAGGATATGGAATTCTTGGAGCATAGGACACGGTTCGTCGAAGCTGGGATCACCGCTGTGGGTCAGGATGAAACTGCGCAACTGAGTGCTGCTCATATGGTACTTGTTGGGCCCATGATTTCTGCCAAGCTCGATGAAGACCCGGATATTCTGAGCCAAAGGCAGCTCTACCTGGCAACCAACAGGGACAGAAGCCTGGTATTCGCACCAGACTACGACCTAGAGAGAGAAGGTCCAAGTTGCGTGCCCATGGGAACTACGATATATATCCTGCACTTGTGCCAGGAGCCAAAGTTCAGTGATGAAAAACGAAGGGACACAACTAGAAAAGCCTTCTCGCTGGTCCTTAGGAGGCTACATGGACTTAACGGTAGCAACGGCCAAATGGTTCGTTCGAGCGAAGACCCTACAGACGGCACGTACGAAAGAATAGGGATCATGTTTCAAGGCCCGGATCAGGCGTACTCAGAGGGATATGTTGCGGCACATGGAGTGGATTGCGTGGTGAAACTCATGTGA
- a CDS encoding probable MFS drug efflux pump, translating into MGPTQLDAHDGSGQNSENEKPTHVETEHAAATYQEKNAFQAHADESGEGQNTKMTKRRFMALVSQAFLWTGSQIPVYLFGGVPPYIYADIGGHDRWTWFVLANLLSLAAVCPFVGSLSDMFGRRYVALSGASFIVLGMIVCSTAHNMNVFIGGMVLAGVGAGINELTALAATSEMAPTAQRGKYVSILIFTIVPFCPSVLWAQLIAAHSTWRYIGLFCALWAFVGLVLTALFYFPPPRANSEGLTRGEILKRIDFVGGFLSISGMILFMAGLQWGGYMYTWKSAHVLVPLILGAVLVVLFVIWEGFFAPYPMFPRRIAQAPRILTLTLIITFISGANFFSILMFWPTQAFNVYGHDPVQVGIRGIPVGFSIMAGACIVLWLLSVFRGANRSLMVVSSILMTAGCGAMSVARPDNMSTLWGILVLAGLGIGGIVVPASIITTIICPDDLIATIAALTLSIRVIGGSIGYTIYYNVLVSKFTPAAIHYIGGAMVKYGNITSTEVIGEVIGLTSISLLDEIAEVPGIKGNEALYNIVIQAGQIAYAEAYKWVYYVSIAFGAVSVLASLFLGDIGKYMDDHVAVVM; encoded by the exons ATGGGTCCGACGCAATTGGACGCCCACGACGGCAGTGGGCAGAACTCTGAGAACGAGAAGCCTACTCATGTAGAGACTGAGCATGCTGCCGCCACTTATCAGGAGAAGAACGCCTTCCAGGCTCATGCGGATGAGTCGGGTGAGGGTCAAAATACAAAG atgacaaaaagacgaTTCATGGCCCTCGTTTCGCAAGCCTTTCTCTGGACAGGCTCCCAGATCCCAGTCTATCTATTCGGAGGTGTCCCGCCGTACATCTATGCTGATATCGGAGGACACGATCGTTGGACCTGGTTCGTTCTAGCCAACCTACTCTCGCTGGCAGCGGTCTGCCCGTTTGTCGGATCTCTATCGGATATGTTTGGTCGTCGATACGTTGCACTATCCGGAGCGTCGTTTATCGTCCTCGGAATGATCGTCTGTTCTACTGCTCACAATATGAATGTCTTTATCG GCGGCATGGTCTTGGCGGGTGTCGGAGCTGGTATCAACGAACTCACCGCCCTAGCAGCAACATCTGAGATGGCACCGACTGCCCAGCGTGGCAAGTACGTCTCCATCCTGATCTTCACCATCGTGCCCTTCTGTCCTTCTGTTCTCTGGGCACAACTCATCGCCGCACACTCAACGTGGCGATACATCGGCTTGTTCTGTGCTCTCTGGGCCTTTGTCGGTCTTGTCTTGACAGCTCTGTTTTACTTCCCGCCGCCCCGCGCAAACTCAGAGGGCCTAACACGAGGAGAGATCCTGAAGCGCATTGATTTCGTCGGCGGTTTTCTCAGCATTTCTGGTATGATCTTGTTCATGGCTGGATTGCAGTGGGGTGGATATATGTATACCTGGAAGTCGGCCCATGTCCTTGTTCCTCTGATTCTCGGAGCGGTTCTGGTAGTCCTCTTTGTCATTTGGGAGGGCTTCTTTGCGCCGTATCCCATGTTCCCTCGTCGCATTGCCCAAGCACCTCGGATCCTCACCCTGacactcatcatcaccttcatctcTGGTGCCAACTTCTTTTCCATCCTCATGTTTTGGCCCACGCAGGCTTTCAACGTGTATGGCCACGATCCTGTGCAAGTCGGAATCCGAGGTATTCCTGTTGGCTTCAGCATCATGGCGGGTGCATGTATCGTCCTCTGGCTTCTATCTGTGTTTAGAGGTGCAAACAGGTCACTCATGGTTGTCTCGAGTATCCTGATGACTGCTGGATGTGGCGCCATGTCTGTCGCAAGGCCCGACAACATGTCCACTCTATGGGGAATTCTCGTTCTTGCTGGCCTGGGTATCGGAGGAATCGTCGTCCCAGCAAGCATCATCACGACAATCATCTGCCCCGACGATCTCATCGCGACTATCGCAGCGCTTACTCTGAGCATCCGTGTCATTGGCGGTAGCATCGGCTACACCATTTACTACAATGTCCTTGTGTCCAAATTCACACCTGCTGCTATTCACTACATTGGTGGTGCGATGGTGAAGTATGGCAATATCACGTCAACTGAAGTCATCGGGGAGGTTATCGGGCTGACTAGTATTTCTTTACTGGACGAGATTGCCGAGGTGCCAGGTATCAAGGGAAATGAGGCGCTGTATAACATTGTGATCCAGGCTGGCCAGATTGCTTATGCTGAGGCATACAAGTGGGTGTATTATGTGAGCATTGCTTTTGGTGCAGTTTCTGtccttgcttctcttttcttgGGAGATATTGGGAAGTATATGGATGATCACGTCGCTGTGGTGATGTAA